The window GTTTCGTTAATTTATCTCCCTTAATTTGTGCTTGATATTATGATAACATAATCTGTGCTAAAAAATTTTTTACAGGAGGCAAATTTAAAATATGGACATTCGTTATTCGTGCAGCCCCAATGACGTTAAGCGCTACACAACAGAAGAGCTGCGCAAAGAGTTCTTAATCGAAAATCTTTACACGCCCGACAAGGTAAACGCCGTTTACAGCCACGTTGATAGAATGGTTACTCTTGGTTGTATGCCGGTGAGCAAAAAACTTTCTATTGATGACGGTATTGACGTATGGAAAAATTTCGGGACTCATTATTTCCTCGAACGCCGCGAGATCGGAATATTCAATTTAGGCGGTGCAGGCAAAATCGAGGCTGACGGGACAAATTACGAACTCGGCTATAAAGACTGCTTATACATCACTAAGGGAACAGAAAAAGTTTATTTCTCAAGCGATGACGCAAATAACCCCGCAAAATTTTATATGGTCTCTGCTCCTGCTCACACAAGTTACGAGACGAAATTAATAAAAATTGCTGATGCCGCAAAACGTCCGCTCGGTGATCCTGCAACATCAAACAAGCGCGTAATCAATCAATTTATACATCCTGACGTGCTCAAAACCTGCCAGCTTTCAATGGGTCTTACACAATTAGAGTCCGGAAGCGTTTGGAACACAATGCCAGCTCACACTCACGAGCGCAGAATGGAAATTTATACATATTTCGAGATTCCCGATGACAACGTAGTATTTCACTTCATGGGACAAGGCAGCGAAACAAGGCACATAGTTATGAAAAATTTTGACGCTGTAATATCGCCTTCCTGGTCAATTCATTCCGGAGCAGGCACAGCAAGTTACACATTTATTTGGGCAATGGGCGGAGAAAATCAAGAGTTCGACGACATGGACGTAATTAAGCCCACTGACATGAGATAATTTATATGAGGTGAAAATTTTATTATGGCAAACTTATTTGATCTCAACGGTAAAATCGCATTAGTAACAGGCGCAAGAACAGGAATCGGACGCGGCATAGCAGAAGGTCTCGCAGAAGCAGGCTGTGATGTAGTCGGCGCAGGTCATGCAGCAATGCCGGAAACTGAAGAGTATATTAAATCTCTCGGACGAAAATTTTTGTATTACGACATCGACATGTCAAAGCAAGATAAGATTCAAGATTTAGTCGACACAACTGTAAAAACTTTCGGGAGACTCGATATTCTCGTAAATAATGCAGGAATTATAAGGCGCGAGGACGTTCTCGAATTTAGCGAAAAAAACTGGGATGACGTAATTAACACGAACCAGAAATCTTTATTTTTCCTGTCTCAGGCAGCAGCAAGAGTCATGAAATCTCAAGGCGGCGGCAAAATAATTAATATTGCATCAATGCTTTCATTTCAGGGCGGTATAAGAGTCGTCAGCTACACGGCCAGCAAAAGCGCAGTAGCAGGCATAACAAAATTAATGGCCAACGAACTGGCAAAATATAATATTCAGGTCAACGCAATAGCACCGGGGTATATCGCAACAAATAATACTGACGCGCTCATAAAGGATCCCAAACGCAGTGTAGAAATTTTGTCGAGAATCCCTGCTGACAGATGGGGAACTCCTGAAGATTTAAAGGGTGCTGCTGTATTTCTTGCGTCGCAGGCTTCAAATTATGTGAACGGCCATATTTTAGCGGTCGACGGAGGCTGGCTCGCGAGATAATAAATTTTTTCCCGATATTAACTGCTACAATATACATGCAGATTTTAAAGGAGGGAAAATATCATGACAACGATTTTAATTATTTGCGCGTTCGTAATATTATTTGCAGGATGTAACAAAGCATTTGCCGACGAAGATTATTCAAAGGATATTGCAGAAGAAATTCGTAATTTCATGATATTGGATGATTGGCACTTCAGCTTTGATGATGAGCAGGGGATATTAAGATTCGGCGTGAACATAGGCGGGAAGATGAAAAATATTAATTACTACTTGCAAATTCACGAAGATTCTTTCACGGTTTATGCGATCTCACCCATAAGCGCGGACTCTGATAATCCTTTAGCGATTGCAGCAATGGCAGAATTTATTTGCAGAGCTAACTACGGACTCAGGAACGGAAATTTTGAGCTTGACTGCCGGGACGGTGAAATCCGTTATAAGATTCACACGAATTGCAGCGATATAACCCCTTCACGAGAAATAGTGCGTGCAAGTATAGTTATTCCTGCGATGATGTTCGAAAAGTATTCGCCGGGGATTCTTGATTTAATATTTACTGACGCTAAACCTGAAGACGCGGTTAAAAAATGTGAGGCCAGCTAATAAATATTATTATTGACTCCCAAATTACGCCGGGAGTCATTTTTTATTCTTTTACAGCTCTGACTCTGAGTCTTACATAATCAGCGAACCATTCTCCGCCGTGATACAATCTTATGTCATTGCGCAAGTTATTCACAGAATCTAATATAATTATTTCACGGTCAGACTCTTTCACGGACTTAAACGGGATATTCACGAACATTTTTATCCAGTTATACATGCCTTCGTCGGTGTCTAATTTCGTGGGTCTGTCGAATAAAATTGCGAATCTCACTGTAAATCCGGCATTCTCTAATAACGACGCATACTCGCCAATAGTCGGAAAATAGAACGGCATAACGTATTTATAACCGTGAGCAGCAAAATTTTTCGCTAGTTCCTCATGAATGAGCCTGCAGCAACCATAACCGCCCATTTCAAAAACGAACTGTCCGCCGGATCTCAAAGCATTATATACGCACTTCATCATTAAGGGCTGCTTATATTTGTCTATCCAGTGAAGAACGGCATTAGAGAAAATTGCATCAACTTTCTCACTGAGCTTGAAATTAGCTGCGTCTGAGTGAATAAAATTTATGCCGGGATTGTTTGCGCGGGCTTGATTTAACATTTCTTCAGAAGCGTCAAGGCCGGTAACGTTAAAACCTTTTTCCGCAAGTGCCTTAGTGAGTGCTCCCGTCCCGCAGCCTAAATCAATAACGTTTTTGACTCCGTCGGGTTCTATTAAGTTCAAGACATCAGCACCATATTTGTACACGAACGAGAAGCCTTGTGAATATTTTTCTGTATTCCAATTTTGATTCATGATTTATGCCTCCTGTAATTTATTTATAGCACACTTACATAATTTCAGCTCAACACAATTAATTTACCGCGCGAAAGTGCATTTGCTATAATTCTAACTCAATGCAATAAATTTATCGCGTAAATATATTTTTCTACGCAGTAACTATAGCAGATAATGTTTCACGAAAGGAAAAATTTTTTATACATGAACATAATAGATTTTCACGTTCACACATTCCCGGAAAAAATTGCGGCTCGTGCGTTAGAGGCTCTATCAGGCAAGAGTCACACAAAATATTTCACTGACGGGACAATAAAATCTCTCGCGCATTCAATGTCAGAAGCAAAAATAAATATTTCAGTCTTACAGCCGGTCGCAACTAAGCCCGAACAAGTCAGCAAAATAAATGACTCCGCAATAATTCAGAATCAAGACACAAAAATTTTCTCATTCGGTGCAATTCATCCGGACTGCAAAAATATTAGTGAAGAGTTCGCAAAATTATCACGTTCAGGCGTTAAGGGAGTAAAGATTCATCCGGTTTATCAGGGAGTCAAAATTGATGATTCGCGATTTATAAAGATTCTTACACTCGCCGGAAAATTTAATTTGTGCGTAATGATCCATGCAGGTTTTGACATAGGTTTTGCGGGTAATGATAACGCACTGCCTTCACGAATTGCAAAAGCTCTTGACTTGGCCGAAAACGTGAGAGTCATTCTCGCTCACATGGGCGGCTGGCGGTGCTGGGAAGATTCCATAAAATTTTTTGCAGGACGTGAAAATGTTTATATCGACACAGCTTTTTCTCTGGGAGAATTTACGCCGAACGGAGATAATTTTTACACGAGTCAAGAACAGTGCAAAATGTTAGACGCTCAAAAATTTACGCAAATCATAAAAATTTTTGGTGCAGATCGTGTTATATTCGGAACTGACTCGCCGTGGAGCTCACAAATTCAATGCGTGAAAGATTTTAACTCGTTGAAATTAAGTGAGTCCGAGAAAAATTTAATTCTTTACAAGAACGCAGCAAAGATTCTCGGACTCAGATAAAATTTTTATAACGCCGATAAAGTCTCCTGATTCATGATTCTGACTCCGGCATTCATAAGCGCATTAGAGGCCGACTCGTTGTCATTGACTCTGAATATCATATAGGCCGTCTCTGATGATTTATTGCCTAAAATCGCGTACATGTATTCGACGTTGATATTAACGCCCTGCAAAATTTCCAGAACCTTATTTAATCCGCCGGGGACGTTCGGAACCTCAACGGCTATAACGTCTGTAATGCTCGCGATAAATCCTGAAGTCTTCAATACATTTGCTGTGCCGTAAACATCGTCAACAAT is drawn from Synergistaceae bacterium and contains these coding sequences:
- the kduI gene encoding 5-dehydro-4-deoxy-D-glucuronate isomerase, coding for MDIRYSCSPNDVKRYTTEELRKEFLIENLYTPDKVNAVYSHVDRMVTLGCMPVSKKLSIDDGIDVWKNFGTHYFLERREIGIFNLGGAGKIEADGTNYELGYKDCLYITKGTEKVYFSSDDANNPAKFYMVSAPAHTSYETKLIKIADAAKRPLGDPATSNKRVINQFIHPDVLKTCQLSMGLTQLESGSVWNTMPAHTHERRMEIYTYFEIPDDNVVFHFMGQGSETRHIVMKNFDAVISPSWSIHSGAGTASYTFIWAMGGENQEFDDMDVIKPTDMR
- the kduD gene encoding 2-dehydro-3-deoxy-D-gluconate 5-dehydrogenase KduD, with the protein product MMANLFDLNGKIALVTGARTGIGRGIAEGLAEAGCDVVGAGHAAMPETEEYIKSLGRKFLYYDIDMSKQDKIQDLVDTTVKTFGRLDILVNNAGIIRREDVLEFSEKNWDDVINTNQKSLFFLSQAAARVMKSQGGGKIINIASMLSFQGGIRVVSYTASKSAVAGITKLMANELAKYNIQVNAIAPGYIATNNTDALIKDPKRSVEILSRIPADRWGTPEDLKGAAVFLASQASNYVNGHILAVDGGWLAR
- a CDS encoding methyltransferase domain-containing protein, which gives rise to MNQNWNTEKYSQGFSFVYKYGADVLNLIEPDGVKNVIDLGCGTGALTKALAEKGFNVTGLDASEEMLNQARANNPGINFIHSDAANFKLSEKVDAIFSNAVLHWIDKYKQPLMMKCVYNALRSGGQFVFEMGGYGCCRLIHEELAKNFAAHGYKYVMPFYFPTIGEYASLLENAGFTVRFAILFDRPTKLDTDEGMYNWIKMFVNIPFKSVKESDREIIILDSVNNLRNDIRLYHGGEWFADYVRLRVRAVKE
- a CDS encoding amidohydrolase family protein; its protein translation is MNIIDFHVHTFPEKIAARALEALSGKSHTKYFTDGTIKSLAHSMSEAKINISVLQPVATKPEQVSKINDSAIIQNQDTKIFSFGAIHPDCKNISEEFAKLSRSGVKGVKIHPVYQGVKIDDSRFIKILTLAGKFNLCVMIHAGFDIGFAGNDNALPSRIAKALDLAENVRVILAHMGGWRCWEDSIKFFAGRENVYIDTAFSLGEFTPNGDNFYTSQEQCKMLDAQKFTQIIKIFGADRVIFGTDSPWSSQIQCVKDFNSLKLSESEKNLILYKNAAKILGLR
- a CDS encoding acetolactate synthase; amino-acid sequence: MSVKQISVFLENRPGCLHEMTKALADNNIDMRGLSLAETSDFGIVRLIVDDVYGTANVLKTSGFIASITDVIAVEVPNVPGGLNKVLEILQGVNINVEYMYAILGNKSSETAYMIFRVNDNESASNALMNAGVRIMNQETLSAL